A region of Natribaculum luteum DNA encodes the following proteins:
- a CDS encoding CDC48 family AAA ATPase: MSESDVGVTLTVRAAEKRDAGRGVARIPEMARRKLGVLSGDTVVIEGEESTVAKMWPADPTVPENVVQIDGDTRANAGVHVDDTVTVRAKDQSAIQEAKTVTLSPPPSLSAAEARLAERVANQKLRNRPIRAGEQIRIEGVAPEPFTVLETDPTGDVRITGSTTVDVTGTERAGERAGSDSSSSVSPSVSRNVDAEGDATTSGVTYEDIGGLDEELELVREMIELPLSEPELFQRLGIDPPSGVLLYGPPGTGKTLIARAVANEVDAHFVSVSGPEIMSKYKGESEERLREKFQEASENAPSILFFDEIDSIASTRDDDGDAESRVVGQLLTLMDGLDARGEVIVIGATNRVDTLDPALRRGGRFDREIQIGVPDERGRLEILQVHTRGMPLADDVSTEKLAARTHGFVGADLDAVASEAAMAAIRRRPTDAEDRAAWNRDPEVTKADFDAALASVEPSAMREYVAESPETDFSDVGGLEEAKSTLRESVEWPLTYDRLFERTNTNPPSGVLLYGPPGTGKTLLARALAGETDVNFVHVDGPEIVDRYVGESEKAIRKVFERARQAAPSIVFFDEIDAIAAARGESHEVTERVVSQLLTELDGMSENPNLVVLAATNRKEHIDPALLRPGRLDTHVLVPEPDADARTKILEVHTRGKPLADDVDLADLAADLEGYTGADVQALVRDASMQAIREVASEYGPEEANDRADEVVVERSHLEAAREAIDASR, translated from the coding sequence ATGAGCGAGTCGGACGTCGGCGTTACTCTCACCGTTCGCGCTGCCGAGAAGCGCGACGCCGGCCGCGGCGTCGCCCGCATTCCCGAGATGGCACGGCGAAAGCTGGGCGTTCTCAGCGGCGACACCGTCGTCATCGAGGGCGAAGAGAGCACCGTCGCCAAGATGTGGCCCGCAGATCCTACCGTCCCGGAAAACGTCGTCCAGATCGACGGCGACACTCGAGCGAACGCTGGCGTTCACGTCGACGACACCGTCACCGTCCGCGCCAAAGATCAGTCCGCGATCCAGGAGGCGAAGACGGTGACGCTGTCGCCACCGCCGTCGCTGTCGGCGGCGGAGGCGCGACTCGCCGAACGCGTCGCGAATCAGAAGCTCCGGAACCGGCCGATCCGCGCGGGCGAACAGATTCGGATCGAGGGCGTCGCCCCGGAGCCGTTTACCGTCCTCGAGACCGACCCGACGGGTGACGTTCGCATCACTGGGTCGACGACAGTCGACGTCACCGGCACCGAACGGGCTGGCGAACGTGCAGGGAGCGACTCGAGTTCGAGTGTGTCCCCGTCGGTCAGCCGGAACGTCGACGCCGAGGGCGACGCGACGACGTCGGGCGTCACCTACGAGGACATCGGCGGCTTAGACGAGGAACTCGAACTCGTCCGGGAGATGATCGAACTGCCGCTGTCGGAGCCCGAACTGTTCCAGCGGCTGGGGATCGATCCGCCTTCTGGCGTCTTGCTCTACGGCCCGCCGGGAACTGGAAAGACGCTGATCGCCCGCGCGGTCGCGAACGAGGTCGATGCGCACTTCGTCTCCGTCTCCGGGCCGGAGATCATGTCGAAGTACAAAGGCGAGAGCGAAGAACGGCTCCGCGAGAAGTTCCAGGAGGCAAGCGAGAATGCGCCGTCGATCCTCTTTTTCGACGAGATCGACTCGATCGCGAGCACTCGAGACGACGACGGCGACGCCGAGAGCCGTGTCGTCGGGCAACTCTTGACTCTGATGGACGGACTGGACGCTCGCGGCGAGGTGATCGTCATCGGGGCGACGAACCGCGTCGACACGCTGGATCCGGCGCTGCGTCGGGGTGGCCGGTTCGATCGGGAGATCCAGATCGGCGTCCCCGACGAACGAGGCCGACTCGAGATTCTGCAGGTTCACACCCGCGGCATGCCACTGGCCGACGACGTCTCGACCGAGAAACTCGCCGCCCGGACGCACGGATTCGTCGGGGCGGATCTCGACGCGGTCGCGAGCGAGGCGGCGATGGCTGCGATCCGGCGGCGACCGACCGACGCCGAGGACCGGGCCGCGTGGAACCGCGATCCCGAGGTGACGAAAGCCGACTTCGACGCGGCGCTCGCGTCGGTCGAGCCCTCGGCGATGCGCGAGTACGTCGCCGAGTCCCCGGAGACGGACTTTTCTGACGTCGGCGGTCTCGAAGAGGCGAAATCGACCCTCCGCGAATCGGTCGAATGGCCTCTGACCTACGATCGGCTGTTCGAGCGGACGAATACGAACCCGCCCTCGGGCGTCTTGCTCTACGGCCCGCCAGGGACCGGCAAGACCCTGCTCGCACGCGCGCTGGCTGGCGAGACGGACGTGAACTTCGTCCACGTCGACGGACCCGAGATCGTCGACCGCTACGTCGGCGAGTCCGAGAAGGCGATCCGGAAGGTGTTCGAGCGGGCCCGACAGGCCGCCCCGTCGATCGTCTTCTTCGACGAGATCGACGCCATCGCGGCCGCACGCGGCGAGAGCCACGAGGTGACCGAACGGGTCGTCTCGCAACTGCTGACGGAACTCGACGGGATGAGCGAGAACCCCAACCTCGTCGTCCTCGCGGCGACCAACCGAAAGGAACACATCGATCCCGCACTCCTCCGACCGGGGCGACTCGATACCCACGTCCTCGTTCCCGAACCCGACGCCGACGCGCGAACGAAGATTCTCGAGGTCCACACGCGTGGCAAACCGCTGGCCGACGACGTCGACCTCGCCGACCTCGCGGCCGACCTCGAGGGGTACACCGGGGCGGACGTCCAGGCGCTTGTCCGGGACGCATCGATGCAGGCGATCCGCGAGGTCGCGAGCGAGTACGGCCCCGAGGAGGCGAACGACCGGGCCGACGAGGTCGTCGTCGAGCGAAGCCACCTCGAGGCCGCCCGGGAGGCGATCGACGCGAGTCGCTGA
- a CDS encoding SOUL family heme-binding protein has product MGRIARLVGVVGGLVALWIGWGLYVRETTERIEYTTLRTLDGVEIRRYPAAILAETTAPDSRTAFGRLYQYITGTNAQRSEIEMTAPVRTESARIAMTTPVRSSSADDGVTMGFYLPQEYDGESAPVPTDPSVDLVLEEPKTVAVRPFSWYATDERVERYERDLLETLAAHDLEPAAEPFVLQYNDPFTPPFLRRNEVGVVLE; this is encoded by the coding sequence ATGGGACGAATTGCCCGACTAGTGGGCGTCGTGGGTGGACTCGTGGCGCTGTGGATCGGCTGGGGGCTGTACGTCAGGGAGACGACCGAACGGATCGAGTACACGACGCTACGGACGCTCGACGGCGTCGAGATCAGGCGCTATCCCGCGGCGATTCTCGCGGAGACGACCGCGCCGGACTCGCGGACGGCGTTCGGACGACTCTACCAGTACATTACGGGGACGAACGCCCAGCGATCCGAAATCGAGATGACGGCCCCAGTTCGCACGGAGAGCGCCCGCATCGCGATGACCACGCCTGTTCGCTCGAGTTCGGCAGACGACGGCGTGACCATGGGCTTTTACCTTCCACAGGAGTACGACGGCGAGTCGGCACCCGTCCCGACCGATCCGTCGGTCGACCTGGTTCTCGAGGAGCCAAAGACCGTCGCGGTCCGGCCGTTCTCGTGGTACGCGACCGACGAGCGCGTCGAGCGGTACGAGCGCGACCTCCTCGAGACGCTCGCGGCCCACGACCTCGAGCCGGCAGCCGAGCCGTTCGTGTTGCAGTACAACGACCCGTTCACGCCGCCGTTCTTGCGGCGAAACGAGGTCGGGGTCGTCCTCGAGTGA
- a CDS encoding protein sorting system archaetidylserine decarboxylase: MNFAPGAWRYAVFPLLAAPFAFVFSVTASVLTLALGVATLAFFRDPERSPPPAGTVSPADGKVSVIREEGDRVRLGVFMNVWNVHVVRAPFGGTVEAVDHSPGAHRPAFSKDSDRNEKVRVQFAGDEDDDHEVTLIAGAFARRIHPYVEPGDDLERGERLGHIAFGSRVDVLFPPAVDREDVAVELGEKVTAGETIVLEEDAGFAVDSVLGDDEEGDLEDVSDETDLSDDDKSDDGERSWT, translated from the coding sequence ATGAACTTTGCACCCGGGGCGTGGCGGTACGCCGTTTTCCCCCTGCTCGCCGCGCCGTTCGCGTTCGTCTTCAGCGTGACCGCGAGCGTCCTGACGCTTGCGCTGGGCGTCGCGACGCTCGCGTTCTTTCGTGATCCGGAACGCTCTCCGCCGCCGGCGGGGACCGTCTCGCCCGCCGACGGCAAAGTTTCGGTCATCAGAGAGGAGGGCGATCGGGTCCGTCTGGGCGTCTTCATGAACGTCTGGAACGTCCACGTCGTCCGGGCACCGTTCGGCGGCACCGTCGAGGCGGTCGACCACTCGCCGGGTGCGCACAGACCGGCGTTCTCGAAGGATTCGGATCGAAACGAGAAGGTTCGCGTTCAGTTCGCCGGCGACGAGGACGACGACCACGAGGTGACGCTCATCGCCGGCGCGTTCGCCCGCCGCATTCACCCCTACGTCGAACCCGGAGACGACCTCGAGCGGGGCGAGCGGCTCGGCCACATCGCCTTCGGGAGTCGCGTCGACGTGCTCTTTCCGCCCGCCGTCGACCGCGAGGACGTCGCCGTCGAACTGGGCGAGAAGGTAACGGCGGGCGAGACCATCGTCCTCGAGGAAGACGCCGGGTTCGCGGTCGACTCCGTACTCGGGGACGATGAGGAGGGCGATCTCGAGGACGTATCTGACGAAACGGATTTGAGCGACGACGATAAATCGGACGACGGTGAACGTTCGTGGACCTGA
- a CDS encoding ABC transporter ATP-binding protein, with translation MIHRSLRNTFSSTAGTSDEDDSTAAVRLADVTHEYGSSGRRFRSSGERSVTALRGVSFEVRAGDVVGLSGPSGSGKSTILHAVAGLLVPTDGTVELLGTDVTALSDRERARLRRRHVGIVFQRFHLLPSLSARANVALPLVQAGIPRSRRRERATTLLEQVGLGDRVTHLPGELSGGECQRVAIARALATDPDVIVADEPTGELDTATGADVLEVLTDVGRDRAVLVASHDAATLAVANRVVSLRDGTVVDDER, from the coding sequence ATGATCCACCGCTCACTTCGGAACACGTTCTCGTCGACTGCAGGGACGAGCGACGAGGACGACTCGACGGCAGCAGTTCGTCTCGCCGACGTCACCCACGAGTACGGCTCGAGTGGCCGACGATTTCGCTCGAGCGGCGAGCGATCGGTGACCGCACTCCGGGGAGTCTCCTTCGAGGTGCGGGCGGGTGACGTCGTCGGCCTCTCCGGACCGAGCGGGAGCGGCAAGTCGACGATCCTCCACGCTGTCGCCGGCCTCCTAGTGCCGACCGACGGCACCGTCGAACTGCTCGGGACCGACGTCACCGCTCTCTCCGACCGGGAGCGAGCGCGACTGCGACGTCGCCACGTGGGCATCGTCTTCCAGCGCTTTCACCTGCTCCCGTCGCTGTCGGCCCGCGCGAACGTCGCGTTGCCGCTCGTCCAGGCGGGCATCCCGCGATCCAGACGGCGCGAGCGCGCGACCACGCTGCTCGAGCAGGTGGGACTCGGCGATCGCGTCACCCACCTCCCCGGCGAGCTCAGCGGCGGCGAGTGCCAGCGCGTCGCGATCGCCCGGGCGCTGGCGACGGACCCGGACGTGATCGTCGCCGACGAGCCGACGGGTGAACTCGACACGGCGACCGGCGCGGACGTCCTCGAGGTGTTGACCGACGTCGGCCGCGACCGGGCGGTGCTGGTGGCGTCCCACGACGCCGCGACGCTGGCCGTCGCCAATCGAGTGGTCTCGCTTCGCGACGGAACGGTGGTCGACGATGAGCGGTGA
- a CDS encoding ABC transporter permease: MSGDDGGRRRTRWAGLVGLSTTRLWKRATRTTAGRVAATTGAVALTIALLLVVTGIALALAGGGAVATDDAAVRVAPEESGTLSAVDGVEGPRLGSTNERAAAIRSQADVEHASPVLVETVQLETADGDTAHVLVVGVVSDERPRTVAGLSTDSLESGDPHYAEGSYDGPRTGELVLSRDAAERLGASTSDELAASSVRTSDDAPSFTVTAVDAAADGRDADVPVALVHLSELQSLSGGDDGELADWVLVWGEAGAAESAAVDAYPDAAVASERGVDPAALFDDGLAFATSAIALLVGVTICASFVATTMGMTVDEDRRTLAVLEAVGFPTHSRLAVVAISTLVTTLCGALLGVGLGVAGIAAVNAVAGATVAPGTVAVAHPLFVPYAIVVALLSGLVAVPYPLAVAARTTILEEVSR, from the coding sequence ATGAGCGGTGACGACGGCGGGCGACGGCGAACGCGGTGGGCCGGCCTCGTCGGCCTCTCGACCACCAGGCTGTGGAAACGCGCGACGCGGACCACGGCGGGTCGCGTCGCGGCGACGACCGGCGCGGTCGCGCTGACGATCGCGCTCTTGCTGGTCGTCACCGGGATCGCCCTGGCGCTTGCCGGCGGGGGTGCCGTGGCCACGGACGACGCTGCCGTCCGAGTCGCGCCCGAAGAGAGCGGGACGCTGTCGGCCGTCGACGGCGTCGAGGGCCCGCGACTCGGTTCGACCAACGAACGGGCCGCGGCGATCCGCTCGCAAGCGGACGTCGAGCACGCCTCGCCCGTCCTCGTCGAGACGGTGCAACTCGAGACGGCAGATGGCGACACGGCCCACGTCCTCGTCGTCGGCGTCGTCTCCGACGAGAGGCCACGAACCGTCGCGGGGCTGTCGACGGACTCCCTCGAGTCGGGCGACCCCCACTACGCCGAGGGATCGTACGACGGGCCCCGAACCGGCGAACTCGTCCTCTCCCGTGACGCGGCCGAACGGCTCGGCGCGTCGACCAGCGACGAACTCGCTGCCTCGAGCGTGCGGACGAGCGACGACGCACCGTCGTTCACCGTGACGGCCGTCGACGCCGCGGCGGACGGACGCGACGCCGACGTGCCGGTCGCGCTCGTCCACCTCAGCGAACTCCAGTCCCTGTCGGGCGGTGACGACGGCGAACTGGCCGACTGGGTACTGGTGTGGGGCGAGGCCGGCGCGGCCGAGTCGGCCGCCGTCGACGCGTATCCGGACGCGGCGGTCGCGTCCGAGCGCGGCGTCGATCCAGCGGCGCTGTTCGACGACGGACTCGCGTTCGCGACGAGCGCGATCGCGCTGCTCGTCGGCGTGACGATCTGTGCGTCGTTCGTCGCGACGACCATGGGGATGACCGTCGACGAGGATCGCCGAACGCTCGCCGTCCTCGAGGCTGTCGGGTTCCCGACGCACAGCCGGCTCGCGGTCGTCGCGATTTCGACGCTTGTCACGACGCTGTGTGGCGCACTCCTGGGCGTTGGGCTCGGCGTCGCGGGAATCGCCGCCGTCAACGCCGTCGCCGGTGCAACGGTTGCCCCGGGAACCGTCGCGGTCGCCCACCCCCTGTTCGTACCGTACGCCATCGTCGTCGCGCTGCTGTCCGGACTGGTGGCCGTCCCCTACCCGCTCGCGGTCGCTGCCCGGACGACCATCCTGGAGGAGGTGAGCCGATGA